In a single window of the Niabella ginsenosidivorans genome:
- a CDS encoding TonB-dependent receptor, whose amino-acid sequence MLRIYILCVALLATAAAYGQQLLKGTVFDADTKEPLADATIHAGGHSFRSDAKGVFYLPAGGAELDVSCAGYVSRHLPAGQLSIGLKKRVDDMEEVIVSGNRTAQKRREAPVAITSISKQVMDDTRPQRMDQLLNKVSGVFMVSLGNEQHEMSIRQPMTTKSLFLYMEDGVPIRTTGVYNHNALLEMNLTAARSVEVIRGPSSALYGAEAIGGAVNVITQAAPAFTNGTISLQINNAGYKRADLQAGTSVGKWGFLLSGYYADKTNGPVEFSDFHKTALTLRSDYRPNEQTSWTNTISLVDYYSDMTGALDSIRFARKDYSSLQTFTYRKVTALRYKSMLTQNWNANSSTNVSLLYRNNATGQNPSYAISSTSDPQKFKGQINDNSFRTYALFATHSQKFKWLQSRIVAGGSIDFSPQGYYAKFISVNKDPVTGKYASYTAPATDSFLSNYHTGILNMAGYLDYELNPFDRLKLVLALRYDAFKYYFINDLPASTSVSTASTVNSFARVTPKLGFTYNFKGVGFYANYSQGYVPPQLTDLYSSVKEAPYLLPQTFFNYEAGGWASLLRSKLYLDWSLYRLDGANEIISVRQTDNSYINENAGSTRHTGIEYGITYRPCADLSIRFSGTNAKHTFIKNLVRGVDYSGKEMSGAPRFTGNAEVSYKPAFVKGLRASIEWQHQGRYFMDDLDKERYEGFDVINCRAGYQLKNFEVWVNVLNATNRYYAVYASKNATSGGNAAYSYNLGDPREITLGVAYHFGHQ is encoded by the coding sequence ATGCTCCGGATTTATATATTGTGCGTTGCCCTGCTTGCAACTGCTGCAGCATACGGGCAACAGTTATTGAAAGGAACTGTATTTGATGCTGATACAAAAGAGCCGTTGGCCGATGCTACTATCCATGCCGGTGGGCACAGCTTCCGGTCAGACGCAAAAGGCGTGTTTTATCTTCCTGCCGGCGGGGCTGAGCTGGACGTAAGCTGTGCCGGTTATGTCAGCCGGCATTTGCCGGCCGGCCAGTTATCCATCGGACTGAAAAAAAGAGTAGATGACATGGAAGAGGTGATCGTAAGCGGCAACCGTACTGCCCAAAAACGCAGGGAAGCCCCGGTAGCCATTACCAGCATCAGCAAACAGGTAATGGATGATACCAGGCCCCAGCGTATGGACCAGCTGCTGAATAAGGTAAGCGGTGTGTTTATGGTGAGCCTGGGAAATGAGCAGCATGAGATGAGCATCCGCCAGCCTATGACCACCAAGAGCCTTTTTCTTTATATGGAAGATGGTGTGCCCATCCGCACCACGGGTGTGTATAATCATAATGCCCTCCTGGAAATGAACCTGACAGCAGCCCGGTCTGTGGAAGTGATCCGGGGACCTTCTTCTGCGCTATATGGCGCAGAAGCAATAGGGGGAGCTGTGAATGTGATTACGCAGGCAGCGCCCGCTTTTACCAATGGCACAATCAGCCTTCAGATAAATAATGCCGGCTATAAGCGGGCAGATCTGCAGGCAGGTACTTCAGTAGGAAAATGGGGGTTTCTCCTGAGCGGTTATTATGCAGATAAAACCAACGGACCTGTGGAGTTCAGCGATTTTCATAAAACAGCATTGACGCTGCGCAGCGACTACCGGCCCAATGAGCAGACCAGCTGGACGAATACCATTTCGCTGGTTGATTATTACAGTGATATGACGGGTGCTTTGGACAGCATCCGGTTTGCGCGTAAAGATTATAGTTCCTTACAAACCTTTACCTACCGGAAGGTGACTGCGCTCAGGTATAAATCGATGCTTACACAGAACTGGAATGCCAATAGCAGCACCAATGTTTCGCTGCTTTACCGGAACAATGCAACCGGCCAGAATCCTTCTTATGCAATATCCAGCACTTCCGATCCCCAAAAATTCAAAGGGCAGATCAATGATAATTCGTTCCGCACGTATGCCCTCTTTGCCACGCACAGCCAAAAATTCAAATGGCTGCAAAGCCGTATAGTGGCGGGCGGCAGTATTGATTTCAGCCCGCAGGGATACTATGCAAAATTTATCTCGGTCAATAAAGACCCCGTTACAGGAAAGTATGCCAGCTATACGGCACCGGCAACGGATTCTTTTTTGAGCAACTATCACACCGGTATACTGAACATGGCCGGCTACCTGGATTATGAATTGAATCCCTTCGACAGGTTGAAACTGGTGCTGGCGCTGCGTTATGATGCATTTAAATATTATTTTATTAATGACCTTCCTGCTTCCACCAGCGTAAGCACCGCTTCTACTGTCAATTCTTTTGCACGGGTAACGCCCAAGCTCGGCTTTACCTATAATTTTAAAGGAGTGGGGTTCTATGCCAATTACAGCCAGGGCTATGTGCCTCCGCAGCTTACGGATCTGTACAGCAGCGTAAAAGAAGCGCCTTACCTGCTACCGCAGACATTTTTTAATTATGAAGCGGGCGGATGGGCTTCGCTGTTGCGCAGCAAGCTGTATCTGGACTGGAGCCTGTACCGGCTGGACGGAGCTAATGAGATCATATCTGTACGGCAAACGGACAATTCCTATATCAATGAAAATGCCGGGTCAACACGCCATACAGGTATTGAATACGGCATTACCTACAGGCCCTGCGCCGACCTGTCCATCCGCTTTAGCGGTACCAATGCAAAGCACACATTTATAAAAAATCTTGTAAGGGGAGTTGATTACAGCGGAAAAGAAATGAGCGGGGCACCGCGTTTTACCGGTAACGCAGAAGTGAGCTATAAGCCGGCTTTTGTAAAAGGTCTGCGGGCAAGCATTGAATGGCAGCACCAGGGACGTTATTTTATGGACGACCTGGATAAGGAACGCTATGAAGGCTTTGATGTGATCAATTGCAGGGCCGGCTATCAACTGAAAAATTTTGAGGTTTGGGTAAACGTTTTGAATGCCACCAACCGGTATTATGCTGTTTATGCCTCAAAGAACGCTACCTCCGGTGGTAATGCCGCTTACAGTTATAACCTGGGCGACCCAAGAGAAATTACGCTGGGTGTTGCGTATCATTTCGGGCATCAGTAA
- the dgt gene encoding dGTP triphosphohydrolase, with product MTWNNCFSSKRYGISSASVDTRSEFERDWDRIIFSSPFRRLQNKTQVFPLPEEIFVHNRLTHSLEVASVGRSLGGLIGERLSGLPEVKEQEASEIFYKNDLKYVIAAACLAHDLGNPAFGHSGEEAISKYFKKRDTAKEEDQAFKSLFSTAEWKDLTSFEGNANALRILTMKQNGRSRGGFRLTYSTLGSIIKYPCESLASVKKGAIHLKKYGYFKIDEAVFHEVTQALNMIPDEKAPLVVYKRHPFVFIVEAADDICYNIIDFEDAHRLGILSYEEVCSSFLSIIEQQPGEDISRVKAIADQLRDDANESIAYLRAKAIGVLIHKCTEVFWEHRTAILSGDFDKSLINAIPELEAPLKTIAEISVQKIYNARKVVELEIAGFRIMSGLVEDFVTAALTPRNEREKEHNKLLELLPQQFVFDEDERPYVKVMHILDFISGMTDVYALKLYRKLRGIEI from the coding sequence ATGACATGGAATAATTGCTTTTCCTCAAAAAGATACGGTATCAGCAGCGCTTCGGTGGATACCCGTAGCGAGTTTGAAAGGGATTGGGACCGGATCATTTTTTCAAGCCCTTTCAGAAGGCTGCAGAATAAGACGCAGGTTTTTCCATTGCCGGAAGAGATCTTTGTGCATAACCGCCTTACCCATTCACTGGAGGTAGCCAGTGTGGGGCGTTCGCTGGGCGGGCTTATAGGAGAACGGCTAAGCGGGTTACCGGAAGTAAAAGAACAGGAGGCTTCGGAGATTTTCTATAAGAATGACCTTAAATATGTAATAGCCGCTGCCTGTCTGGCGCACGACCTGGGCAACCCGGCCTTTGGGCATTCCGGTGAAGAAGCTATTTCAAAATACTTTAAAAAAAGAGATACGGCAAAAGAAGAAGATCAGGCGTTTAAAAGCCTCTTCAGTACAGCAGAATGGAAAGATCTGACCAGTTTTGAAGGCAACGCCAATGCGCTGCGCATTTTAACGATGAAGCAGAATGGCCGCTCCAGGGGCGGCTTCCGGCTTACCTACAGCACGCTGGGCTCTATTATAAAATACCCCTGTGAATCGCTGGCATCGGTAAAAAAAGGAGCAATACACCTGAAAAAATACGGATACTTTAAAATTGATGAAGCGGTATTCCATGAGGTAACACAGGCTTTAAATATGATCCCGGATGAAAAAGCGCCCCTTGTAGTTTATAAGCGCCATCCGTTTGTATTTATTGTGGAAGCCGCAGATGATATCTGCTATAATATTATTGATTTTGAAGATGCGCACCGGCTGGGTATCCTGAGCTATGAGGAGGTGTGCAGCAGCTTTCTTTCCATCATTGAGCAGCAACCGGGGGAAGATATCAGCAGGGTTAAAGCAATTGCTGATCAGCTAAGAGACGATGCCAATGAATCCATTGCCTACCTGCGGGCAAAAGCTATCGGGGTGCTGATCCATAAATGCACGGAAGTATTCTGGGAGCACCGTACAGCCATACTGTCGGGAGACTTTGATAAGAGCCTTATCAATGCTATTCCTGAACTGGAAGCCCCTTTAAAAACGATCGCAGAGATATCCGTACAAAAGATCTATAATGCCCGGAAAGTAGTAGAGCTGGAAATTGCCGGTTTCCGCATCATGTCCGGATTGGTAGAAGATTTTGTTACCGCTGCTTTAACACCCCGGAATGAACGGGAAAAAGAGCATAATAAGCTGCTGGAGCTGTTGCCGCAGCAGTTTGTATTTGATGAGGATGAGCGCCCCTATGTTAAAGTAATGCATATCCTGGATTTTATTTCCGGGATGACCGATGTATACGCCCTTAAGCTGTACCGCAAGCTCAGGGGAATTGAAATATAG
- a CDS encoding PepSY domain-containing protein, translating to MRKKIYKWHRTLSLIISIPVILWACSGFMHPLMTNIRPRIATQMYEAPHIDSGQLQMALNRALAMNGIRSFNNIHIVQMGGQQFYQVLIDSAHQDIRYISTVSGRLLADGDRLYAQFLARRFLSGNGQNKTLPETEAASDQDCCIRAALNIRNSPGAKIIAVEKITGFKGAYKYINRLLPVYKVSFDRGDGIRIYVETAGSRFAYAVDDRRAAFDRFFGWFHTWEWMDALGTVKYFIMVLITGIALLTTLMGLYIFCITKTKKPGNPLLKARRNHRYTSLVASLFTLMFAFSGGFHALENGLSKKQLPSAFSPQFAASAIDLNVARLDSLTGHSGIGELSLCTINNHNYWQVQLCKKQQDMEQQADLMKSMEVHPAPLLYVDAENGQLLQDGDRLYAQYLAQAFHTERTGVIRSATLVTKFTDEYNFINKRLPVWKVSYNTKDHKRFYIETKTGVLAACIRDKDLVEGYSFALLHKHHFMDWGGKTTRDISTMFGAGMQIAMVVIGMVLYWRARKKKRVHPKSFPAGHDQK from the coding sequence ATGCGAAAGAAAATATATAAATGGCACAGAACCCTTTCTTTGATTATTTCCATACCGGTGATCCTTTGGGCCTGCAGTGGTTTTATGCATCCGCTCATGACCAATATTCGGCCCCGGATAGCTACCCAAATGTATGAAGCGCCGCACATCGATAGCGGACAACTGCAAATGGCACTTAACCGGGCATTGGCAATGAACGGGATCCGTTCTTTTAATAATATTCATATTGTGCAGATGGGGGGACAGCAGTTTTACCAGGTGCTTATCGACTCAGCGCACCAGGATATCCGCTATATCAGCACGGTCTCGGGGCGGTTGCTTGCGGACGGGGATCGGTTATATGCGCAGTTCCTGGCACGACGGTTCCTTAGCGGGAACGGGCAAAATAAAACTTTGCCTGAAACAGAGGCCGCATCGGATCAGGATTGTTGTATAAGAGCCGCTTTGAATATCAGGAACAGCCCCGGGGCAAAGATCATAGCCGTAGAAAAGATAACCGGCTTTAAAGGGGCATATAAATACATTAACCGGTTGCTGCCGGTATATAAAGTGTCCTTTGACCGGGGTGATGGCATCCGCATTTATGTGGAAACTGCCGGGAGCCGGTTTGCTTATGCTGTAGATGACCGGAGGGCGGCCTTTGACCGGTTCTTTGGATGGTTCCATACCTGGGAATGGATGGACGCGCTGGGCACGGTAAAATACTTTATTATGGTGCTTATTACGGGGATCGCATTGCTGACAACGCTGATGGGGCTGTATATTTTTTGCATCACCAAAACAAAAAAGCCGGGTAATCCGCTGTTAAAGGCGAGGCGCAACCACCGGTACACATCGCTGGTCGCCTCTTTGTTTACACTGATGTTTGCCTTTAGCGGCGGCTTTCATGCCCTGGAAAATGGTTTGTCAAAGAAACAATTGCCGTCAGCCTTTTCCCCGCAGTTTGCTGCATCAGCCATCGACCTCAACGTTGCCCGGCTGGATTCGCTGACAGGCCATAGTGGTATCGGGGAATTATCCCTTTGCACAATCAATAACCACAACTACTGGCAGGTGCAGCTCTGTAAAAAACAACAGGATATGGAGCAGCAGGCAGATCTGATGAAAAGCATGGAAGTTCACCCGGCGCCCCTGCTGTATGTGGATGCGGAAAACGGGCAGTTGTTACAGGACGGCGACCGCTTATATGCACAATACCTGGCGCAGGCCTTTCATACAGAACGCACAGGCGTCATCCGTTCTGCTACCCTGGTCACAAAGTTTACGGATGAATATAATTTTATTAATAAACGCCTGCCGGTATGGAAGGTCAGCTACAATACAAAGGATCATAAACGTTTTTACATTGAAACGAAAACGGGAGTGCTTGCGGCCTGTATACGGGATAAGGATCTTGTAGAAGGCTATAGTTTTGCGTTATTGCATAAGCATCATTTTATGGATTGGGGCGGTAAAACCACCCGCGATATCAGTACGATGTTTGGTGCGGGAATGCAGATCGCAATGGTGGTCATCGGCATGGTGCTATACTGGCGGGCCCGGAAAAAAAAGCGCGTTCATCCAAAAAGTTTTCCTGCCGGTCATGATCAGAAATAG
- a CDS encoding MmcQ/YjbR family DNA-binding protein — protein MMSEKLFTEMALSFPGTEQQPHFERTGFKVTGRRMFATYLAKDNTANIFLTPEEQKLFCKMDRKNIYSVPNKWGEKGATTFILDHVKPELVWEALYTAYTAIVKQKK, from the coding sequence ATGATGAGCGAAAAGTTATTTACAGAGATGGCCCTCTCCTTTCCCGGTACGGAACAGCAACCGCACTTTGAACGGACCGGCTTTAAGGTTACCGGCCGGCGTATGTTTGCTACTTACCTTGCAAAGGATAATACCGCCAATATTTTCTTAACACCGGAAGAGCAAAAGCTGTTCTGTAAAATGGACCGGAAAAATATTTATTCCGTTCCCAATAAGTGGGGTGAGAAAGGCGCCACTACCTTTATACTGGATCATGTAAAACCAGAACTGGTATGGGAGGCTTTATACACTGCCTATACAGCTATTGTAAAACAAAAGAAATAG